In Sphingobium amiense, a genomic segment contains:
- a CDS encoding glutamine synthetase family protein, translating to MEDLLANLPQNPTLTELRAFISESDLEFATIAFADYQGTIRGKYVSRAKLESALEAMSFPAISLVLDPTDAILAVPVLADSSSGYPDRPVRLVPETARFIPWAEPRRNLLILAEFAEDFADYCPRNMFHRMQRHAERLGFRPCASSELEFTMFDETPQSIIAKGYHNLQPSTPNRTYYSLVRQETQSSLYNQLMDMCAALRIPVDSLHEEMGEGFMELAIRYGTDASVPDATALFRTFAKVVAQRNGKLATFMARWSNNADGQSGHIHASLQTLAGEPVFHDPSRPDGMSETMRHFIGGMQALLGDFLLLLAPNINSYKRLVPGIFAPISTAWGIENRTCAIRAIPGSPGSSRIECRLPGADANPYLSLAGVITAGLHGVEHRIEPSAPCEGNAYEMEILESQRLPASFDAAITRFRGSEMARHYFGDAFVEAYADSRRTQYEQFQAMVTDRELERFFELV from the coding sequence ATGGAGGATCTTTTGGCGAACCTTCCGCAAAACCCGACGCTCACAGAGCTGCGGGCGTTTATTTCCGAAAGTGATCTGGAATTCGCCACTATCGCCTTTGCGGACTATCAGGGGACCATTCGCGGCAAATATGTGTCGCGCGCGAAGCTCGAAAGCGCTCTGGAAGCGATGAGCTTTCCGGCCATCTCCCTCGTCCTCGATCCCACCGACGCCATTCTCGCCGTCCCGGTTCTGGCGGACAGCAGTTCAGGCTATCCCGACCGTCCCGTCAGGCTGGTGCCCGAAACCGCGCGGTTCATCCCGTGGGCCGAACCCCGGCGCAATCTGCTCATCCTCGCCGAATTTGCGGAGGATTTCGCCGACTACTGCCCCCGCAACATGTTCCACCGGATGCAGCGGCATGCGGAGCGGCTGGGCTTCCGACCCTGCGCGTCGTCCGAACTGGAATTCACCATGTTCGACGAGACGCCCCAGTCGATCATCGCCAAGGGCTATCATAATCTTCAGCCCTCGACCCCCAACCGCACCTATTATTCGCTGGTCCGGCAGGAAACGCAGTCCAGCCTCTATAATCAGTTGATGGACATGTGCGCCGCGTTGCGCATCCCGGTCGACAGCCTTCATGAGGAAATGGGCGAAGGCTTCATGGAACTCGCGATCCGCTACGGCACCGACGCGAGCGTGCCCGACGCCACGGCGCTGTTCCGCACTTTCGCGAAGGTCGTCGCGCAGCGGAACGGGAAGCTCGCGACCTTCATGGCGCGCTGGTCCAACAATGCCGACGGGCAGAGCGGCCACATCCACGCCTCGCTTCAGACGCTGGCGGGCGAACCCGTGTTTCACGACCCGTCCCGTCCGGATGGCATGAGCGAAACCATGCGCCATTTCATCGGCGGGATGCAGGCGCTGCTCGGCGACTTCCTGCTGCTGCTCGCGCCCAACATCAATTCCTACAAGCGTCTGGTCCCAGGTATTTTTGCCCCAATTTCAACCGCTTGGGGCATAGAGAACCGAACCTGCGCCATTCGCGCCATCCCCGGATCGCCCGGCAGCAGCCGGATCGAGTGCCGCCTGCCGGGCGCCGACGCCAATCCCTATCTGTCGCTGGCCGGCGTCATCACCGCGGGCCTGCACGGCGTCGAGCACCGGATCGAACCGTCGGCGCCCTGCGAAGGCAATGCCTATGAGATGGAGATACTGGAATCGCAGCGTCTCCCCGCCAGTTTCGACGCCGCGATCACCCGATTCAGAGGCTCCGAAATGGCCCGCCATTATTTCGGCGACGCCTTCGTCGAAGCCTATGCCGACAGCCGCCGCACGCAATATGAGCAGTTTCAGGCCATGGTGACAGATCGGGAGCTTGAACGCTTCTTCGAACTGGTCTGA
- a CDS encoding GMC family oxidoreductase: MASYDYVIVGGGSAGAVAAARLSENPDCSVLLIEAGGGGTAPFIQIPNGIYFVKGSPRYHWIMDVEPDPTRNGRQETLTCGRGLGGGSSINGMVFVKGLPVDYERWSRAAGPQWGVDPVNAAFHRVDRTLPVAPPANMHPVAQKFLDSAMGYGLRLNSTELPQVGNGVMPCPSSAADGYRQSTERAYLRPARGRPNLTVVTRATATRLVVERGRVRGVTYLRSGRLETVHAHEEVILSAGGINSPRLLMLSGIGPADHLKSLGIEPTLDLPEVGAGLQDHPCMWISVNVDEKTWNDTLGIGGMVKAGAQWMLNRTGPAASAMCHVTLYGSTQGADGVPDYQMSFMPAGYVVLDRGVEFLPSSSATVAVSLCRPTGRGAVRLRSADFRDAPEISYRLLDTAEDVSTLTKACRIGREIFATDPIRRHILNEAQPGSQVESDADWEATLRAKAVNMCHPVGSCRMGLDDRAVVGPDLRLRGLDGIRVADASIMPTITSGNTNAPSIMIGERVAEFIRGERSYGAPDLAEMAA, from the coding sequence ATGGCATCCTATGACTATGTGATTGTGGGCGGGGGATCGGCGGGAGCGGTGGCCGCTGCCCGCCTGTCCGAAAATCCCGATTGCAGCGTCCTGCTGATCGAGGCAGGCGGCGGGGGCACCGCGCCTTTCATCCAGATCCCGAACGGCATCTACTTCGTGAAGGGCAGTCCGCGCTATCACTGGATCATGGATGTCGAGCCGGACCCGACCCGCAACGGACGGCAGGAAACGCTGACCTGCGGTCGCGGGCTGGGCGGCGGCAGTTCGATCAACGGCATGGTGTTCGTCAAGGGACTGCCGGTCGACTATGAGCGGTGGAGCCGGGCCGCCGGTCCGCAATGGGGCGTCGATCCGGTCAACGCGGCCTTTCATCGCGTGGACAGGACGCTGCCGGTCGCTCCGCCCGCGAACATGCATCCTGTCGCGCAGAAGTTTCTCGACAGCGCCATGGGCTATGGCCTGCGCCTCAACAGCACCGAACTGCCGCAGGTAGGGAACGGCGTCATGCCGTGCCCGAGTTCCGCGGCGGACGGCTATCGCCAGAGCACCGAGCGGGCCTATCTGCGCCCCGCGCGCGGGCGTCCCAACCTGACGGTCGTCACGCGCGCGACCGCCACGCGCCTCGTCGTGGAGCGGGGACGGGTGCGAGGAGTGACCTATCTGCGTTCCGGCAGGCTGGAGACCGTCCATGCGCATGAAGAGGTGATCCTTTCCGCCGGCGGGATCAATTCGCCCCGGCTGCTGATGCTGTCGGGCATCGGCCCTGCGGATCATCTGAAATCGCTGGGGATCGAGCCGACGCTGGATCTGCCGGAAGTGGGCGCGGGCCTGCAGGACCATCCGTGCATGTGGATCAGCGTCAATGTCGATGAAAAGACGTGGAACGACACGCTGGGCATCGGCGGCATGGTGAAGGCGGGTGCTCAGTGGATGCTCAACCGCACCGGCCCTGCCGCGTCCGCCATGTGCCATGTCACGCTTTACGGTTCGACGCAGGGCGCCGATGGCGTGCCCGACTATCAGATGAGCTTCATGCCCGCCGGTTATGTGGTGCTGGACAGGGGTGTCGAATTTCTTCCTTCGTCTTCCGCCACCGTCGCTGTCAGCCTGTGCCGCCCTACAGGGCGCGGCGCGGTCAGGCTGCGCTCGGCCGATTTCAGGGATGCGCCGGAAATCTCCTACCGGCTGCTCGACACGGCGGAGGATGTCAGCACGCTCACCAAAGCCTGCCGCATCGGGCGCGAGATATTCGCCACCGATCCGATCCGCCGCCACATATTGAACGAAGCCCAGCCCGGATCGCAGGTCGAGAGCGATGCCGACTGGGAGGCCACCCTGCGCGCCAAGGCGGTGAACATGTGTCACCCGGTGGGCAGTTGCCGGATGGGGCTGGATGACCGGGCGGTCGTCGGTCCCGATCTGCGCCTGCGCGGACTGGACGGCATCAGGGTGGCGGACGCATCCATCATGCCGACCATCACCAGCGGCAACACCAACGCGCCCTCGATCATGATCGGCGAGCGCGTGGCCGAATTCATCCGGGGCGAGCGATCCTACGGCGCGCCCGATCTGGCGGAGATGGCGGCATGA
- a CDS encoding glutamine amidotransferase gives MSGPADKKLLIVKTGTLRERAAELVDRFGDQEAIFLAATGHDAAMTEVVEVYTGAPIPLPPSSYAGVIVTGAGAMVTDREPWMEQTASWLREAVAQEVPTLGVCFGHQLLSHALGGEVGVNPRGMEAGTVDVAFNDDAADDRLFADLPEHAGFGAHHYQTVLKRPDGAQVLASNDVDAHQALRFGPVAWGVQFHPEFDRSFTQALVDVAAEGIVKAGVDVDAIRAGIEDMPHGPELLRRFIAIVEDRA, from the coding sequence ATGAGCGGGCCTGCGGACAAGAAACTGCTGATCGTCAAGACGGGCACGCTGCGGGAGCGGGCGGCGGAGCTTGTCGACAGGTTCGGGGATCAGGAGGCGATTTTCCTCGCCGCCACCGGCCACGATGCGGCGATGACCGAGGTGGTCGAGGTTTACACCGGCGCGCCGATCCCGTTGCCGCCGTCGAGCTATGCGGGCGTCATCGTCACCGGCGCGGGCGCGATGGTGACCGACCGCGAACCGTGGATGGAGCAGACCGCAAGCTGGCTGCGCGAGGCGGTCGCGCAGGAGGTGCCGACGCTGGGTGTCTGCTTCGGCCATCAGTTGCTGTCGCATGCGCTGGGCGGCGAAGTGGGCGTGAACCCGCGCGGGATGGAGGCGGGGACGGTCGATGTCGCCTTCAACGACGATGCCGCCGACGACCGCCTGTTCGCCGATCTTCCGGAGCATGCGGGCTTTGGCGCGCATCATTATCAGACGGTCCTGAAGCGCCCGGACGGCGCGCAGGTGCTTGCGTCCAACGATGTGGATGCGCATCAGGCACTGCGTTTCGGGCCTGTCGCCTGGGGGGTGCAGTTCCACCCCGAGTTCGACCGGTCGTTCACGCAGGCGCTCGTCGATGTCGCGGCGGAAGGGATCGTCAAGGCGGGCGTCGATGTCGACGCGATCAGGGCCGGGATCGAGGATATGCCGCACGGCCCCGAGCTGCTGAGGCGCTTCATCGCCATCGTCGAGGATCGGGCCTGA
- a CDS encoding helix-turn-helix domain-containing protein — protein sequence MALGKRLRDFRKSRNLRLADLSEMTSLPISTLSKLENGKVSPNFKTVLQISIALSVPISSLIGPIEEPGLGGGRAITRAGEGHISRHPRWDMETLSDDLLNKRSVYWKMTVKCRSIEEYGEFSSHPGEEFLLIISGALELHSKLYKPLRLNEGDSIQFDSMTPHAYIAVSDEDPVVLMSNTISPERLSDFNAG from the coding sequence GTGGCACTGGGCAAGCGCCTGCGGGACTTTCGCAAGTCCCGCAATCTGCGTCTGGCCGATTTGAGCGAAATGACATCGCTGCCCATTTCGACCCTGTCCAAGCTCGAAAACGGCAAGGTTTCGCCCAACTTCAAGACCGTCCTGCAAATCTCGATCGCGCTGTCCGTCCCGATCAGCAGCCTCATCGGCCCTATTGAGGAACCGGGCCTGGGCGGAGGCCGGGCGATCACCCGCGCGGGCGAAGGCCACATCTCCCGGCATCCGCGCTGGGACATGGAAACGCTCAGCGATGACCTGCTCAACAAACGCAGCGTCTACTGGAAAATGACGGTCAAGTGCCGGTCGATTGAGGAATATGGCGAATTCTCGTCCCATCCGGGTGAAGAATTTCTGCTCATCATCTCGGGCGCGCTGGAACTGCACAGCAAGCTCTACAAACCCCTTCGCCTCAACGAAGGCGACAGCATCCAGTTCGACAGCATGACCCCGCACGCCTACATCGCGGTAAGCGACGAAGACCCCGTCGTCCTGATGAGCAACACCATTTCGCCGGAACGGCTGTCGGATTTCAACGCGGGCTGA
- a CDS encoding response regulator transcription factor, protein MVDTSPGGRILIADDHPLLREGLALAARAAVPGVAIDTAGTVGESLAALERYGRYRLILLDFVLPDARGFSGFLQIQHIASRIPIAVISAHETVVLVEGAMALGAAGFLYKSTPFDELARDIRDLVNGKRCFPDIAAANGSAGLREQIASLSGAQLRVLIALSDGRLNKQIAADLDVSEATIKAHLTAIFRKLQVNNRAQALLAIQPLLGEVSGEKAR, encoded by the coding sequence ATGGTGGACACTTCACCGGGCGGCCGCATATTGATTGCGGACGACCATCCGCTCCTTCGCGAAGGGTTGGCGCTCGCTGCTCGAGCGGCCGTTCCGGGGGTGGCGATCGACACGGCGGGCACCGTGGGGGAAAGCCTGGCCGCGCTGGAGCGATATGGCCGCTATCGCCTGATCCTGCTCGACTTCGTTCTGCCCGATGCACGGGGCTTTTCCGGCTTCCTTCAGATCCAGCATATCGCGAGCCGCATCCCGATCGCGGTCATTTCGGCGCACGAAACCGTCGTGCTGGTGGAAGGCGCGATGGCGCTCGGCGCGGCGGGTTTCCTGTACAAGTCCACGCCGTTCGACGAACTGGCCCGCGACATCCGCGATCTGGTCAATGGAAAACGCTGCTTTCCCGACATCGCGGCCGCGAACGGCTCCGCCGGACTGCGCGAGCAGATCGCCAGCCTTTCCGGCGCGCAGTTGCGCGTCCTCATCGCCCTGTCCGACGGGCGGCTGAACAAGCAGATCGCCGCCGACCTCGACGTGTCCGAAGCCACGATCAAGGCGCATCTCACGGCGATCTTCCGCAAACTTCAGGTCAACAACCGCGCCCAGGCGCTGCTCGCCATCCAGCCGTTACTGGGTGAAGTGTCGGGGGAAAAAGCCAGATGA